The Hippoglossus stenolepis isolate QCI-W04-F060 chromosome 3, HSTE1.2, whole genome shotgun sequence genomic sequence GATTCACTATGAAGTCAAGGTATTTCTTTTCTCctcgttgatttgtttgtgttcacgTTCATATAACACGATAACAAATCTTTCTGCTGCACAAGAAACATCTCTACCTCTCCTTTGCTCACTcgtgccaacacacacaaacacacttctgtactcagactgggtaaaaacaacagaacatggtcttcgtgaacagaaatgacgGACTCAGATCTGTCCACAGAAACCAACGTTTTCAAATATCTGCACGGGATTTTAAGACTGGTATCTACACATCAAGTTCATATATGAAACATTTCCGTCAACAAAGGTTAAAAGGTAAAAAGTTCTTCCCTGATCCGttccacatccctccaccaagcaaacaaacaaacaagcctgGATTCAAATATAATCTATTAGCAGAGGTAATATTATGGGATAATATAACATAGGAACAACATGATATGTGTGGCAGTATATTGATTATCTTAATTTATAGTGGAACTTAAATCTGATTGATTCtaatttgttttcatgatttcaaaatggaaataaattaTCACCGCTTTCACATAATTCTGAGCAAATCAGCTAAAGTTGCTAATTGTCGCTGTTACATTTGAGGTTTCACTGTCAGTGACTCCATCAGGTTGAAGATGTTCCTCCAGTGACGGGTTCCGCATCAATCAAAGTAATAGTACTGAATGAAGATGGAATTCAGGCCTCTGAAGACGGGACAGAAGTTGTAGATGAGCgcgctctcttcctcctcctgactcGGGAAACGATGGCTGCTCTTCCTGGCTGGAAGGgaagtgagagaggaagtgaaaaggCAGAACGTGGTGATGAGTATTTATTTGacttcagcagctgctcctttATGTTTGGGAACAGTTTGGAGCTTTTTTGCAACGATGACTTGAACAAAACTTCAAATGAAGGAGTCACATGACGACTGAGTTACAGCCGAACACATGTAGAGTGTGAATCACTCTGAacagtttggtgtggatctgaatGAGATTATTTACATCTGGATCACTAATGTCTAAGCACTATGGTGATGTTGCAATGTCCAAACCATATACATGGATTAATCCCACCAATTTTGGTGGGATTAATTTTTACtccataaaaaacacatcaaattcatatttatatctgtCAACGAAGGGAAAGACAGTGAGAAATGGAAGAACTCACAGACCTATCCTTCGGGATAAAGTCTGAAACCCACTGACAGAGGCAGTAAAGCCTGCAGAGATCCCACGTGTTACCTTCAGAGACGAAGAAGCTGGAAGTGTAGAAGGAAGCTCTTATTGCAGCGGCGGAGTGAACCATCCCCGGTTTGTCGATCCACTCAAAGGGGGTTTTCTCCGGATGCCACTGAAGTCCATAAAATGGATACTGGTAGGCTGGAAACGACCAGAGACACTGTCAGCAGACCACAACTCACATTACAGTCagtggagaaagaaatgagaaatgtgatCGCTGCCCTCGTCAGTTAATCTGTTCCATCATTTCTACATCACAATCAAGATCAGTAGAGTAAGAATGTTGAAATgattgtgttattgttgatcctctgaaaacaaattgttatttCTTATCAGACGATCGTCTCTCGATCTTCTAGAACTCGATGTGGAGTTTGTGTCATTCGAGCTGTTTTCCGACATGACACCGATTCATTTCCTCTGACCTTCGTGCTCACGGTCATTTTACAGCAAACTACACTCAGATTTCCGTGTCCAGGAAGGAAAGGTACCTTCGATAGTGGAGATGAATTCTTGCTTCCCATCGTGGTTCGTCGACAGGGCCTTGTAAAAGTTCTTCAGCTTGGGATTCCCGTTGAAGGCCTGAAATCCAAAGAGTTAACatcaaaaatcaatcaaaaaccTTGGACGTCAGAACTAGTAGTTTATCACTCGGGCAACAACTTGAATTACAGTTGAGAAATGTTGAGAAATCCCCAAGATATTAAATCACTGTACATGATTAAATGAATTTATCTGCTGCAGAATTTATCTCAACAGTGGCGTGGTGGCCAAGTGGTAAGGCGTTGGTCTCGTAAACCAAAGATCATGGGTTCAATCCCCATCCACGCCTTTGAAGTATGAATGAGTACTGTATGAATTATCTGCCATAAAGAAGAACATCAGCATATCTTCTACGCTTGTCTCATATGGTGTTTATGGGTGCGATCTCCATTCCTGACTTTCAACTATTTGATCTCTTCTCGAGATAAATTATATTGGATTAAGTTTACGAAGTTAGTTTTTAATGTTACAAACAATTGAAGAGATAACTTGTCTTCGATAAAATACTTATAGCAACAACAATGGCGTGGCCAAGTGGTAAGGCGTTGGTCTCGTAAACCAAAGATCATGGGTTCAATCCCAATCCACGCCTTTCAGGAGAGTTTGTATAACCTGCATATCTTCTACCCTTGTCTCAAGAGCTGATACCACAACTTCATGAGCTAGAGAAGGTGAGATTTACACTGTCAGGTTGTTCTAAGTAAAAGGATGAAGAGACAAAAGTGGAAAACCAGTAAATGACCAGTAGGAAATACCTCGAGGGACAGACTCCACTTGTGGAAGTGGGGGGCGATGTTTTCCTCGGTCAGAGACCTCAGCACATCTTTGGGGAAACTCCCAAACAGACGGCTGGAATGTGCCACTGTAGGACGGACACAGATTTGTGGTGAGACAGGAGGATCTGTTAAATACTGGACTCTAACATCATTGGACATTATGACTGGAGTCAGTGAGTGACGGCCAAGGTTCCTTCAGCTTAATGTAATCACGTGTGGAGTTCAATGTCACAACTGTAGCTGCGGAAAACTTAGTAGAACtgaaaattaaacttttatattGATTAAAGCTGTAAGAGTGAAGGAGTGGCTCAATTGCATTGGCTCCGCCCACATCATAGAACACCAAACACCATGAGTGAGGAGGCTTGGGATAGAACACAATAACATTTTGATTCCAGGACTTCATCAGGATAATTTGCTCTTACAGATAATTTTCCAGGTGGATTCCTATAAAAGGAATCCCACACTAACTGTCTGAAGTAAAACCTTCAATACCGTCAAGATCTCCTCCAAGGAAACTGTGTGGTAGAAAGTGTTGTAGTTGAAGACCCTTAAACTCTATCAATAGAAGTTATGTAATTGAACAAAATTAACAGTATATGTTGTGTGAGAAGTTGAGATTTATAAGTATGTTTTAATTACTGGTTCAATCCCCATCATCCCTTTATATTAGATGAATTTACAGGATGACTGTTCACATCATTCAACATTTTAGACGTATGGGGGACGTGTGAAGTAGTTTTTGTAAGAGAAGGGAAGAACAGAAGAACTTCCTATAAAAGGAATCCCACATCTCCCCACAGCCTTTAAAACGTGTTTCCATCAAATAATCAGTAAGAAAAAAGATgagttcattttaaaacatgtttaactaACAGGGGAACTGTCCAAGGTGTTGGTCTTCTATTCTCAAGATCATGGGTTCAATTCTCACCCATGGCTTTGACTTGTGTTTAGCTCACATTAGAACTGTCCATATCATCCCTCATAGTGTAACTTACAAGTGAAAAGTCTtatgaatcaaatcaaaaccgACAGGCATTGACTTCACGAAGGACGTGTGAAGCCCCTCGTGttggagaagagaagaaaccCTTCATGATGTGAGGCTGCTCAAAGACAGGGAACATTACTTGGTGTGAAGTTGAGCGGCAGAGCCACAGCCGTGGTGTCAGTGAGCGTGAGCAGGTGTTCCTTCGCTGTTAAGACAGTCAGCTGCTCGAAGCCCAGACAAGTTCCCAAGATGGGGAAGTAGTCCGAAGCATCGTtggcctgcaggaggagagcggGAGGTGattgggaggagagagggaggtgaagatGAGGGAGGTGGGGTGACATTTTAAACCTTTCATGATGATTTGATGCTGGcagttttatcctttatttatAAAGTTCTTTTTAACTTCAATCTCACACTGTTCAACATATTCACACAAGGGATCTTCCCACTGCAGCAACATTTTGCCTTCTTATAATGTTCTAAAGACCAGAGTCCTGTTCTGTGAAGCAGGTTTAACTTCCCTGAACCCAACACGAGCCTGTCCTGATGAACCTGCACTACAGAGCACTGTTTCATTCATGTGACAGAGGCATGGTCGTTAATGAGGAGCGACATCCTCAGAGCCACGAACAGTTATTGAAAGAAtgattgtgatgtcatgtgaaaCACTGAGGGAATGATGAAGCAAATAGTCTGGCAGAGAACGCTGCCCGAAGGGAAATGACTTTACTACATGGATTATCAGGTTACAAGTTAGTCAAACAAATGTGGCAGAATACATGGGAAAGGAATGAGAGGTGTTAGTTTGCAATGCAAGAAACAGTGGAAAAAGCTAAATGCAACTTTGCATTGCAAAAGCAAGGATTAACTGATGATGTGGCGACGCCGTCGAGCTAGTTCTGGcaggcaactcgagctgcgcggcgccaatcatgtgacatacatcatgtgacatacctcactctccacaaccatctatattACACATCCACCTTATGAGGTGGTCTATTTAACCAGAGAGACATTTCCaatcatcccctttgctcacactgctacagtattgctaccagttgcttcagcccctccctcaccccagcatccacctgtaggctccaagtatttgctcatcattcccatcattcctgtgtaatcatttggggagtgattaagttggagcctagacgccgaacactaaacctgttgtaatgctgcaataaatgtaTGAActtgagttgtctgactgaactgaagGAAGGAGGTCACTTCATCTGGAGTCAAATCAGTTAAACAAGTTTGATTTTTGGTTTACCCTCAGAGCCAAGTTGAAAAAAATTTCGGCGGTTCGTCTGTAGGGCGACGCCAGCAGATTTGCACCTCCTCCCGGCAGCATGAACCTGCAGGGAGACCGGGTTCGACATTTATCCTGAACAGATCCTCAGCAGATGATGTCACTCTGAGACACTTCACATGTGTCTAAACACGATTTATGAAGATTTCACATTAGACATAACAATGAGGAGCATCTGCAGACATACGGAGAGCAGAGCAGTGGTTAACTCACCCGTTGATTGAGTTGAATATCTTGGTATATTCTTCTTCTGGGAGATTTAATCTGATGGAGAacaaaagttgaaaaacaaattaatgccAAAAAAGCATCAAAGACAATTCAAACCCAAACGAATCAATGTGGATTTGAAGCAGCAGCTGTAAGAAGGTTTGTAATCTCAACATGTAGAGGAAACCCAGGACACACAAGTTGTCTATCAGGAATCATCACCGTTTTATTGTTGTGATTTAATCTCAACAATATTACAACTGCATTTATAGCGCACATATTTAAAACCCCACCCACATCAAATCACACCGCCATGACTGACAGGTCACAGTTCAACCAAGGTGCGAGTTAGGAAGTTTAACTCTTTAAGTATTTATCCAGAAGGATTTCCATAAAGGGAAACCCATCTGATtgttgaaaaaattaaatacaaaccaAAATAGATGAAGAATTagggaaaaaaatcatcagTACTCAAACCAAGCCCTGTGCTTATAATATAACACACAATATGATTTTATCAGTCTAACTTCAGGTTTAACATCAGATATGAAGACAGTTCACTTCTTACTGATGTAAATCCCCATTGTTGTTATCACAGAATCAATAACCAGCTCAAAATAAACCTCTGCTCTCCTCAGACATCACTTCTTTTATCTGGGTCATAAAAGTTCTCCGGTCTTAATCTTGAGTTGTTGATATTTggatcagctgtttttttttattctacttttcACTTTGTTGAATATACAAAGAGTGAAGTCATAAATCAGATTGGTGAGTTGTCCTACCTGACAGGTACGACCCTGGCCCCGGCTGCCTCCAGGTATTTCACATAGCAAGCAGGGATGTAGGAATAGCCCCTTGTAGCCTGTTCGTCTTTACGGGTTTCATCCGCCATCACCCCTACAGAGGACAGGAGACAGTTAACGCACGAACACAAC encodes the following:
- the LOC118104634 gene encoding gamma-glutamyl hydrolase-like translates to MNQPLNSRPIIGVMADETRKDEQATRGYSYIPACYVKYLEAAGARVVPVRLNLPEEEYTKIFNSINGFMLPGGGANLLASPYRRTAEIFFNLALRANDASDYFPILGTCLGFEQLTVLTAKEHLLTLTDTTAVALPLNFTPMAHSSRLFGSFPKDVLRSLTEENIAPHFHKWSLSLEAFNGNPKLKNFYKALSTNHDGKQEFISTIEAYQYPFYGLQWHPEKTPFEWIDKPGMVHSAAAIRASFYTSSFFVSEARKSSHRFPSQEEEESALIYNFCPVFRGLNSIFIQYYYFD